In Acidovorax sp. GBBC 1281, a single window of DNA contains:
- a CDS encoding efflux RND transporter periplasmic adaptor subunit — MPDNSFFTRRRIGAAAALCLVVAVVAAGLVSRQTQARQLQVAAEAQAIPVVKLVDPVAISASVLELPARLEAWARAPIHARANGYLRRWTVDIGGTVKAGQLLGEIETPELDEQLMQARAELATAQSNAALAASTAQRWKSLLATDSVSRQEADEKAGDLSAKQSIVTALQANFDRVQAMKQYTRLTSPFDGVVTARNTDVGALISAGGAPGSELFVVSDIRRLRVYVNVPQRQLASVRVGGKAALVVPERPTQTYEATVQSLARAIQSGAGGMVVQLSVDNASGELLPGAFATVRLESGASRSRIGVPPGALIMGKSGVQVATVAADGRVVLKAVTIARDHGQLIELAGGLEPGERVVDSPPDGIVSGDAVRIASMSSKATP, encoded by the coding sequence ATGCCTGATAACTCCTTCTTCACCCGTCGGCGCATTGGCGCTGCTGCTGCTCTCTGCCTGGTGGTGGCTGTTGTGGCTGCTGGACTCGTGAGCCGCCAGACGCAGGCCCGGCAACTCCAGGTGGCGGCTGAAGCGCAAGCCATCCCAGTCGTGAAGCTGGTCGATCCGGTGGCCATTTCAGCAAGCGTTCTGGAATTGCCCGCACGGCTGGAGGCCTGGGCACGTGCCCCTATCCACGCTCGCGCCAACGGATACCTCAGGCGCTGGACCGTCGATATTGGTGGGACGGTCAAGGCCGGACAGCTTCTGGGGGAAATTGAGACACCGGAGCTTGACGAGCAGTTGATGCAGGCACGTGCGGAGCTGGCCACTGCCCAGAGCAACGCGGCGCTGGCCGCCAGCACGGCGCAACGCTGGAAGTCACTGCTGGCCACCGATTCGGTGTCCCGCCAGGAGGCTGACGAGAAGGCCGGCGACCTCTCCGCCAAGCAATCGATCGTGACCGCACTGCAGGCCAATTTCGACCGAGTCCAGGCGATGAAGCAGTACACGCGGTTGACCTCGCCCTTCGATGGCGTGGTGACTGCGCGCAATACCGACGTCGGCGCACTGATAAGCGCAGGAGGTGCGCCTGGTTCCGAGTTGTTTGTGGTATCGGACATCCGGCGCTTGCGTGTCTATGTGAACGTACCTCAGCGTCAGCTGGCATCCGTTCGCGTGGGGGGCAAAGCCGCGCTCGTCGTCCCAGAGCGACCGACCCAGACCTACGAGGCGACAGTGCAGTCTCTGGCGCGGGCCATCCAGTCCGGCGCCGGTGGCATGGTGGTTCAGCTGTCAGTCGACAATGCATCCGGCGAGCTGCTGCCCGGGGCCTTCGCCACCGTACGCCTAGAGTCCGGCGCCAGCAGAAGTCGGATCGGCGTGCCTCCCGGCGCACTGATCATGGGCAAGAGCGGCGTCCAGGTGGCGACCGTTGCTGCAGATGGCCGCGTAGTGCTCAAGGCGGTCACCATCGCGCGCGACCATGGGCAACTGATCGAACTGGCGGGCGGGCTGGAGCCGGGCGAGCGGGTGGTGGATTCGCCACCGGACGGGATCGTGAGTGGTGACGCGGTGCGCATTGCCAGCATGTCCTCGAAGGCGACCCCATGA
- a CDS encoding NAD(P)-dependent alcohol dehydrogenase has translation MNTSVRAFAAHSPNGRLGLFNFDRRSPRSDDVTIEILYCGVCHSDVHNVRNDWGGATYPMVPGHEIVGRVVALGSEVTRFKVGDRVGVGCLVDSCRHCTACGKGWEQYCENGRVDTYNSVDRHDGKPTQGGYSEQIVVSDAFVLKVPDSLDLAAAAPLLCAGITTYSPLRHWNVGSGSKVAVVGLGGLGHMALKLAQAMGAEVTLFTRSAGKESDARRLGANQVVLSTDAAQMAAVAGRFDLIIDTVPYVHDVNPYVPTLATGGTLTLVGYLGPLEPALNSAPLVLSRKAVAGSLIGGIAETQEMLDFCGQHGIVSDIETIAIQDINEAYERMLSSDVKYRFVIDMASLKAKVSE, from the coding sequence ATGAACACTTCAGTACGCGCCTTCGCAGCGCATTCCCCTAACGGCCGCCTTGGACTGTTCAACTTTGATCGCCGCAGTCCCCGCTCTGACGACGTCACCATCGAGATCTTGTACTGTGGTGTATGCCACTCCGACGTGCACAACGTCCGAAACGACTGGGGTGGTGCAACCTATCCAATGGTGCCCGGCCATGAGATTGTCGGCCGCGTGGTAGCCCTTGGCTCGGAGGTCACCCGATTCAAGGTCGGTGACCGCGTGGGCGTAGGCTGTCTGGTCGATTCTTGCCGGCACTGCACTGCATGCGGCAAAGGCTGGGAGCAGTATTGCGAGAACGGTCGAGTCGACACTTACAACAGCGTGGACCGGCACGATGGCAAGCCTACACAGGGCGGCTACTCCGAACAGATCGTCGTCTCCGATGCCTTCGTACTCAAGGTGCCAGACAGTCTGGATTTGGCTGCTGCCGCGCCTCTGCTCTGTGCAGGCATCACCACCTATTCACCACTGCGCCATTGGAACGTAGGCTCTGGCAGCAAGGTTGCTGTAGTCGGACTTGGGGGACTAGGCCACATGGCTCTGAAGCTGGCCCAAGCAATGGGCGCAGAGGTGACCTTATTCACGCGTTCTGCCGGCAAGGAGTCCGATGCCCGCCGTCTCGGTGCCAACCAAGTTGTGCTGTCAACTGACGCTGCTCAGATGGCCGCCGTAGCGGGACGTTTCGATCTCATCATCGACACCGTCCCTTACGTGCATGACGTGAACCCATATGTTCCGACGCTGGCCACGGGTGGTACGCTGACCCTGGTGGGCTACCTCGGCCCCCTGGAGCCTGCGTTGAACTCGGCCCCACTGGTGCTCAGCCGCAAGGCGGTCGCAGGTTCGCTGATCGGGGGCATAGCCGAAACCCAGGAAATGCTGGACTTCTGCGGCCAGCATGGCATCGTTTCTGACATCGAAACCATCGCCATCCAAGACATCAACGAGGCATACGAGCGCATGCTCTCAAGCGACGTGAAGTACCGCTTCGTCATCGACATGGCCTCGCTCAAGGCGAAGGTAAGCGAATGA
- a CDS encoding efflux RND transporter permease subunit — MLIGAVRVALRRPYTFVVMALLLMIVGPLVAMRTPTDIFPEIRIPVIAVAWQYTGLPPDQMAGRISSPFQRILTTAVNDIEHMEASTYAGVGIVKIFFQPGVNVATANAQVTAASQVALRQMPPGTQPPVILNYNAATVPILQVALSGEGLSEQQLFDLGMNTVRTPLVTVPGAAIPLPYGGKQRQVQLDLDPAALQARGLSAQDVALALAAHNVLVPVGTQKIGSLEYTLQLNSAPSAIEELGRIPVKIVNGSTILMRDVAQVRDGSAPQTNIVHVDGGRSVLMSVLKNGSASTLAIVDGVRAKLDEMRASLPAELKVLPINDQSLFVRAAVKGVALEGVIAAVLTSLMILLFLGSWRPTLIIAVSIPLSILGALISLAVLGQTLNLMTLGGLALAIGILVDDATVTIENINWHLEQGKDVETAILDGAHQIVMPAFVSLLCICIVLVPMFFLDGISRFLFVPMALSVMLAMVCSFILSRTLVPTMAKYLLKAHSHAPASTTSRNPLVRFQRRFEAGFERLRMGYRGALQGALASSGRFLIGFMLVVLASFALLPFIGSNFFPSVDSGQILMHARVPVGTRVEETASRFATIERAIRRVIPAEEIETLVDNIGLPPSNINLTYNNTGVSGSHDGDFQIALRKGHQPTADYVKKLRETLPQDFPDTAFWFPPADIVSQILNFGAPAPIDIQIRGRDTEANFAYAQQLTGRLRGIPGVVDVRIQQSNKAPVFKIDVDRMQAQQLGLSTRDVTNSLVVNLAGSSQVAPTFWLNPANGVSYPIVMQTPQHELDSLASLENLPVGNGATTGTATLGGIASFERSSGSALVSQYDVQSMVQIHAAAQGRDLGAVAADVRKVLADAAADVPKGSAVHLMGQVQTMERAFSGLFVGLIGAVVLIYLLIVVNFQSWRDPAVIISALPAALAGIVWMLFVTQTTLSVPALTGAIMCMGVATANSVLVISFARERLAELGDAQAAALEAGFVRFRPVLMTALAMVIGMLPMALGVGEGGEQNAPLGRAVIGGLITATIATLVFVPVLFSLAHRRDGRTVPASAPQSNAVSSHA, encoded by the coding sequence ATGCTGATCGGTGCCGTCCGCGTTGCCCTGCGACGTCCTTACACCTTCGTCGTGATGGCGTTGCTGCTGATGATCGTGGGCCCGCTGGTCGCGATGCGCACGCCCACCGACATTTTTCCAGAGATCCGCATCCCGGTGATCGCTGTGGCATGGCAGTACACGGGGCTGCCGCCGGACCAGATGGCAGGCCGCATCTCGTCGCCGTTTCAGCGCATCCTGACGACAGCGGTCAACGATATCGAGCACATGGAAGCCAGCACCTACGCAGGGGTTGGCATCGTCAAGATCTTCTTTCAGCCCGGCGTGAATGTGGCGACTGCGAATGCGCAGGTCACCGCCGCGTCGCAGGTGGCCTTGCGCCAAATGCCGCCTGGGACACAACCCCCCGTGATCCTGAACTACAACGCTGCGACGGTTCCCATCCTGCAGGTGGCGCTTTCCGGTGAAGGGTTGTCTGAGCAACAGTTGTTCGACTTGGGCATGAACACGGTGCGTACACCGCTCGTCACTGTTCCTGGCGCGGCCATCCCTTTGCCATACGGCGGCAAGCAACGCCAAGTGCAGTTGGACCTCGATCCTGCCGCTCTGCAAGCGCGAGGGCTGTCCGCGCAAGACGTGGCTCTCGCACTGGCTGCGCACAATGTGCTGGTGCCCGTTGGCACACAGAAAATCGGGAGCCTCGAATACACGCTTCAGCTCAACAGCGCTCCCTCGGCCATCGAAGAACTGGGGCGCATCCCCGTGAAAATTGTCAACGGCAGCACCATCCTGATGCGCGACGTGGCCCAGGTGCGTGACGGCAGTGCACCCCAGACCAACATCGTGCACGTTGACGGCGGTCGCTCCGTGCTGATGTCAGTGCTCAAAAACGGTTCGGCCTCGACACTGGCCATCGTCGACGGTGTGCGTGCCAAGCTCGACGAGATGAGAGCGTCGCTGCCTGCCGAGCTGAAAGTACTCCCGATCAATGATCAGTCCCTCTTCGTGCGCGCGGCAGTGAAAGGCGTGGCGCTGGAAGGCGTGATCGCAGCAGTACTCACCAGCCTTATGATCTTGCTGTTCCTGGGAAGTTGGCGCCCCACGCTGATCATTGCAGTATCCATCCCCCTGTCCATCCTGGGTGCGCTGATCAGCCTGGCCGTTCTGGGTCAGACCTTGAACCTCATGACCCTGGGTGGCCTCGCACTGGCCATCGGCATTCTGGTGGACGATGCCACCGTCACCATCGAGAACATCAACTGGCACCTGGAGCAGGGCAAAGATGTGGAGACGGCCATCCTCGACGGCGCGCACCAGATCGTCATGCCCGCATTCGTCTCGCTGCTGTGCATCTGTATCGTGCTCGTGCCCATGTTCTTCCTGGACGGCATCTCTCGCTTCCTCTTCGTCCCCATGGCGCTTTCCGTCATGCTGGCGATGGTGTGCTCCTTCATCCTGTCGCGAACGCTGGTGCCAACGATGGCCAAGTACCTTCTGAAGGCACATAGCCATGCGCCTGCCTCCACGACCTCGCGCAATCCGCTGGTGCGATTTCAGCGCCGCTTCGAAGCTGGCTTCGAACGCTTGCGCATGGGCTATCGCGGAGCGCTGCAGGGCGCGCTCGCGAGCAGCGGACGCTTCTTGATTGGCTTCATGCTGGTGGTTCTGGCCTCATTCGCGCTGCTGCCTTTTATCGGAAGCAACTTCTTTCCTTCCGTGGATTCAGGGCAGATCCTGATGCATGCGCGTGTACCGGTGGGAACGCGTGTTGAGGAAACAGCCAGTCGCTTTGCCACCATTGAACGGGCAATACGCCGTGTCATTCCGGCTGAGGAGATCGAAACTCTGGTGGACAACATCGGTCTGCCTCCAAGCAACATCAACCTCACCTACAACAACACGGGCGTTTCGGGATCGCACGATGGTGATTTTCAGATCGCCCTGCGCAAGGGCCACCAGCCGACGGCTGACTATGTGAAGAAGCTGCGTGAAACGCTGCCCCAGGATTTCCCCGACACGGCCTTCTGGTTCCCCCCTGCAGACATCGTCAGCCAAATCCTCAACTTCGGTGCGCCTGCTCCCATCGACATCCAGATACGAGGTCGCGACACCGAGGCCAACTTCGCATATGCGCAGCAACTCACTGGACGCCTGCGTGGAATACCTGGGGTGGTAGATGTCCGCATCCAGCAATCGAACAAGGCTCCGGTGTTCAAGATCGACGTTGACCGCATGCAGGCACAGCAATTGGGCCTGAGCACACGGGACGTGACCAATAGCTTGGTCGTGAATCTTGCGGGCAGCAGCCAGGTGGCGCCCACCTTCTGGCTCAATCCTGCCAATGGTGTCAGCTATCCGATCGTGATGCAGACCCCTCAGCATGAACTCGATTCGCTGGCTTCGCTGGAAAACCTGCCGGTCGGCAATGGCGCGACTACGGGGACGGCAACGCTGGGTGGAATTGCCAGTTTCGAACGCAGCTCCGGCAGTGCGCTTGTCAGCCAATATGACGTGCAGTCCATGGTCCAGATCCATGCGGCCGCCCAGGGCCGCGATCTTGGAGCGGTGGCCGCGGACGTTCGGAAGGTACTGGCGGATGCGGCTGCGGATGTCCCCAAGGGATCTGCGGTGCACCTGATGGGCCAGGTGCAGACCATGGAACGTGCGTTCTCCGGCCTGTTCGTCGGGTTGATTGGGGCTGTGGTGCTCATTTACCTGCTGATCGTCGTCAACTTCCAGTCCTGGCGTGATCCGGCTGTGATCATCTCGGCGCTGCCTGCGGCGCTGGCCGGCATTGTCTGGATGCTGTTCGTGACGCAGACCACGCTCTCGGTCCCCGCGCTTACCGGCGCCATCATGTGCATGGGCGTGGCAACCGCCAACAGCGTGCTCGTCATCAGCTTCGCCCGCGAACGCCTGGCAGAACTAGGCGATGCCCAAGCCGCCGCGCTAGAGGCCGGGTTCGTACGCTTTCGTCCGGTACTGATGACGGCATTGGCCATGGTGATTGGCATGCTGCCGATGGCTCTGGGCGTGGGGGAAGGCGGCGAGCAGAACGCGCCGCTCGGCCGTGCCGTCATTGGGGGACTGATCACTGCGACCATCGCGACCCTGGTCTTCGTCCCTGTTCTGTTCAGCCTGGCCCATCGGCGCGATGGCCGCACAGTTCCCGCCTCAGCCCCCCAATCCAACGCAGTGAGCTCCCATGCCTGA
- a CDS encoding SDR family oxidoreductase encodes MRRTPLHILVIGANGSIGRLVVAQALEQGHAVRALVRDLGRAADLPAEAERVVGDVTKPETLEAAVAGTDAIVFTHGSTSGSKAGSRQVDYGGVRNVMAALGRRQARVALMTAIGVTNRQGSYNQATEAHDWKRRSERLVRASGLPYTVVRPGWFDYNAADQLRLTPLQGDTRQAGNSSDGVVSRYQIAQVLVYCLTSESALHKTFELVAERGSATVDFEAMFRSLKADLPGSMDGVRDAPNMPMAQEPPHVLDDLVHASSR; translated from the coding sequence ATGAGGCGAACCCCGCTCCACATTCTGGTCATCGGTGCCAACGGCAGCATCGGCCGACTGGTGGTCGCACAGGCTCTGGAGCAGGGGCATGCTGTGCGGGCACTGGTTCGCGACCTAGGGCGAGCCGCCGATCTGCCCGCAGAGGCAGAGCGAGTCGTCGGTGATGTCACGAAGCCTGAAACTCTCGAAGCCGCTGTTGCGGGCACAGATGCGATTGTCTTTACCCATGGCTCCACCAGCGGAAGCAAGGCAGGCTCAAGGCAAGTCGACTACGGAGGGGTGCGCAACGTGATGGCAGCGCTGGGTCGCCGGCAGGCTCGCGTTGCGCTGATGACAGCCATCGGGGTTACCAATAGGCAGGGAAGCTACAACCAGGCGACCGAAGCCCATGACTGGAAACGCCGCAGCGAGCGGCTCGTGCGCGCGAGCGGCCTGCCATATACCGTGGTGCGGCCAGGCTGGTTTGACTACAACGCCGCCGATCAGTTGCGGCTCACCCCGCTACAGGGCGACACCCGCCAAGCGGGCAACTCCAGTGACGGTGTTGTTTCGCGCTACCAGATCGCGCAAGTCCTGGTGTATTGCTTGACATCAGAGAGCGCATTGCACAAGACCTTCGAGCTGGTAGCTGAGCGAGGGTCTGCAACGGTCGACTTTGAGGCGATGTTCCGTTCTCTCAAAGCTGATTTGCCCGGCTCTATGGATGGGGTGCGAGATGCTCCGAACATGCCAATGGCGCAGGAACCACCACATGTTCTTGACGACCTAGTTCACGCCAGCAGCCGATAG
- a CDS encoding (R)-mandelonitrile lyase has protein sequence MKFIAAAAVALSLLEPIAAAENDLQIRRVGSRPVNAAPAENFTGTVKVEMLYTPVGEERTSAGSVSFSPGARTAWHSHPLGQTLVVTSGVGRVQRWGGSVEEIRVGDVVHIPANVKHWHGAAPDSAMTHTAITEVLNGKSADWMEQVADAQYLVPPVPVAAVLPPAQGQKLFGDIAPKFAQLTDEVLFGDVWARPGLSQRDRSLITVSALIAMNRPDQLRGHMARARQNGVSDAELIEATTHLAFYAGWPSAVTAIGVAREVMDIPKP, from the coding sequence ATGAAATTCATCGCCGCCGCTGCCGTAGCCCTCTCCCTCCTGGAGCCCATTGCCGCAGCTGAAAACGACTTGCAGATTCGGCGCGTTGGATCGCGTCCAGTGAATGCGGCTCCCGCCGAGAACTTCACGGGCACAGTGAAGGTCGAGATGCTTTACACGCCCGTAGGCGAAGAGCGAACCTCGGCAGGCAGCGTTAGCTTTTCCCCAGGAGCACGCACGGCCTGGCACTCACATCCATTGGGACAGACTCTTGTCGTCACCTCTGGGGTGGGGCGCGTGCAGCGCTGGGGTGGCTCAGTGGAAGAGATCCGGGTCGGCGACGTGGTTCACATTCCCGCCAACGTAAAGCACTGGCATGGCGCAGCCCCCGACAGCGCGATGACTCACACAGCGATCACCGAAGTGCTGAACGGGAAATCGGCCGATTGGATGGAACAGGTTGCGGATGCACAGTACCTGGTTCCACCCGTGCCCGTGGCTGCTGTATTGCCACCTGCGCAGGGCCAGAAACTGTTCGGAGACATTGCACCCAAGTTTGCTCAGTTGACCGACGAAGTGCTGTTCGGCGACGTGTGGGCTCGCCCGGGCCTGTCCCAACGGGACCGCAGCCTGATCACCGTAAGTGCCCTGATAGCGATGAACCGGCCCGACCAGTTGCGCGGGCACATGGCGCGGGCGCGGCAGAACGGCGTCTCCGATGCGGAGCTGATCGAAGCTACTACCCATCTGGCGTTTTATGCCGGCTGGCCCAGTGCAGTGACGGCGATAGGAGTTGCCCGCGAAGTCATGGACATTCCAAAGCCTTGA